One genomic segment of Ignavibacteriales bacterium includes these proteins:
- a CDS encoding Cthe_2314 family HEPN domain-containing protein, with translation MDKSTEIVAQPFFKLLLDIFHPITKAGASGIPEDEEKYKEWRRTNRSRLNQGELYVTDVFNNASNLIKVFDRIRYSQYLINRSPKGFLTKDNSNGRRDWTDYHFFVYTTSMASILDCMLMLSAEVYELGLSPRFCTFEIITQHKWIAGSDLVKSLRQLRKTLDPHISRRHRFLHRGEESGFVDLVDEERYIELNSYTFLQEHDHPVIHPRILSLLWKGQLTKIKPLLLTFETSARKNVVSIFGELFPIFKYKLSKYKLLNTEK, from the coding sequence ATGGATAAATCAACTGAAATAGTTGCTCAACCTTTTTTTAAATTATTACTTGATATATTTCATCCAATCACTAAGGCAGGTGCATCAGGTATTCCGGAGGATGAAGAAAAATATAAGGAATGGCGCAGAACAAATCGCTCTCGATTAAACCAAGGTGAACTGTATGTTACTGACGTTTTTAATAATGCATCAAACCTAATAAAGGTTTTCGATAGAATTCGTTATTCACAATATCTAATTAATCGTTCACCCAAAGGTTTTTTAACAAAAGATAATTCTAATGGGCGCAGAGACTGGACAGATTATCATTTCTTTGTTTACACAACCTCGATGGCAAGTATTCTTGATTGCATGCTCATGCTTTCAGCTGAAGTATACGAACTTGGTTTGTCGCCACGGTTTTGTACATTCGAGATAATTACGCAACATAAATGGATAGCAGGTTCGGACTTGGTCAAGTCACTCCGACAATTGAGGAAAACATTAGATCCACATATTTCTCGGCGTCATCGCTTTCTCCATAGAGGAGAAGAATCAGGTTTTGTAGACCTAGTTGATGAAGAACGTTATATAGAACTTAATTCTTATACTTTCCTTCAGGAACATGACCATCCTGTTATCCATCCTAGAATATTATCTTTGCTGTGGAAGGGTCAACTCACAAAAATAAAACCTTTGCTCCTTACATTTGAAACATCAGCAAGAAAAAATGTGGTTTCTATTTTTGGAGAATTATTCCCAATTTTTAAGTATAAACTTAGTAAATACAAATTATTAAATACTGAAAAATAG
- a CDS encoding T9SS type A sorting domain-containing protein encodes MKIFVIISIILFFSPMSLSQTNFWQQTNGPYDSGFILSFAKDSSGRILAGTANQGIYSSSNGGQSWNSIGLTGNDINCLAVTSNGFLFAGASNLYRSIDGGNNWNKTPLQSLGVQSLCVTGTGRIIVGTYYNGVYTSDDTGNTWINRTQQLGYCKALILYKLSNGTIFGSIAPACDYCTAINPSIYRSTDDGSTWQKVSDLPPTSFAEDGIGGVLAFVSQIPSVYVSTNNGDLWTPRSNYVYDMRNVSSSVISSTGILFTGTNNGGWGEVFRSTNHGTTWDVVASPPYTSGDVRALIIPDENCILAGNYYAGIFRSTDNGDTWIKSCTGIHSADIEAVFAVNANVVFCSLFSFTEETDIHRSTDGGQTWTKMEVGNSNTITRCFYRSINGDIYAGGEKVFKSTDTGNSWQLSSTGLNISSIFTITEGLSGTIFAGDYWGGIFRSTDRGSSWVAVNNGLTSLTIFSMISSPSGTLLAGSFNGQVFRSTNNGDFWTPISLGSNSVACLYRLMNGTILAGTSGIYKSTDDGLTWTGLGGTLAQQGIVSIVENPKGDLYVSTSYDGVYKSTDRGISWIQINSGLTDLRTQCMALSLSGSLYIGTWRHGLFKSVSNVNDVEETLLEPTKFFLAQNYPNPFNPSTLIRFQIPHSEFVTLKIFDLLGRELATLVNEDLNLGRYEKILNGGKLASGVYIYRIQAGSFVQTRKLLLIK; translated from the coding sequence ATGAAAATATTTGTCATTATTTCAATTATATTATTCTTTTCACCGATGAGTTTATCGCAAACCAACTTCTGGCAGCAGACCAATGGCCCTTATGATTCCGGGTTCATACTTTCATTCGCTAAGGATTCGTCTGGCAGAATCCTAGCTGGTACAGCAAATCAAGGTATCTATAGTTCGTCCAATGGAGGCCAGTCATGGAACTCGATTGGGCTTACCGGAAACGATATCAACTGTTTGGCAGTCACATCAAATGGTTTTCTGTTCGCCGGAGCCTCGAACCTGTATCGCTCGATTGATGGAGGTAACAACTGGAACAAAACACCTTTACAGAGTTTAGGTGTACAATCACTCTGTGTCACAGGAACAGGTCGAATAATTGTTGGAACATACTATAATGGAGTCTATACATCTGACGACACTGGAAATACATGGATAAATCGAACTCAACAACTTGGCTATTGTAAAGCTCTAATATTATACAAACTGAGCAACGGAACTATTTTCGGAAGCATTGCTCCAGCGTGTGACTACTGTACAGCTATTAATCCCAGTATTTATCGCTCAACTGATGATGGTTCGACTTGGCAAAAAGTGAGTGATCTTCCGCCGACTTCATTCGCTGAAGACGGAATAGGGGGTGTGCTTGCCTTTGTATCCCAAATCCCGTCTGTTTATGTCTCCACAAATAACGGTGATCTATGGACTCCGCGATCGAATTATGTTTATGATATGAGAAATGTGTCGTCATCTGTAATATCTAGCACGGGTATCTTGTTTACTGGAACTAATAATGGCGGTTGGGGCGAGGTGTTCAGATCTACCAATCACGGAACAACTTGGGATGTCGTGGCTTCACCACCCTACACAAGTGGAGATGTGAGGGCATTGATCATTCCTGATGAAAACTGCATTCTCGCTGGCAATTATTATGCCGGTATTTTTCGATCAACAGACAATGGTGATACTTGGATAAAGAGTTGTACCGGTATTCACAGTGCCGATATTGAAGCAGTATTCGCAGTTAATGCTAATGTAGTATTTTGCAGTCTATTTTCTTTTACTGAAGAAACTGATATCCATCGGTCAACCGATGGTGGGCAGACGTGGACGAAGATGGAGGTTGGAAATTCTAATACGATCACCCGATGTTTTTACCGGTCGATAAATGGAGATATCTATGCAGGGGGTGAAAAGGTCTTTAAATCAACCGACACAGGCAATTCATGGCAGCTATCTTCAACGGGATTAAACATTTCCTCAATATTTACAATTACGGAGGGATTATCTGGTACCATCTTTGCGGGAGATTACTGGGGGGGCATATTTCGTTCAACTGACAGAGGTAGTTCGTGGGTTGCTGTTAATAATGGTTTAACAAGTCTAACAATTTTTTCGATGATCTCTTCTCCTTCCGGCACCTTACTGGCAGGAAGTTTTAATGGGCAGGTTTTCCGCTCGACCAATAATGGTGATTTTTGGACTCCGATCAGTTTAGGATCAAACTCCGTTGCGTGTTTGTATCGTCTGATGAATGGAACAATCTTGGCAGGTACGTCTGGTATATACAAATCTACTGACGATGGACTAACATGGACCGGATTAGGGGGAACATTGGCTCAGCAAGGAATTGTTTCCATCGTAGAGAATCCTAAAGGTGATCTATATGTCTCAACGAGCTACGACGGAGTGTACAAATCGACAGACCGTGGAATTTCATGGATTCAGATCAATTCAGGCTTGACCGATCTTCGAACACAATGTATGGCTTTATCATTATCAGGTTCTCTGTACATCGGTACTTGGAGACATGGCCTTTTTAAAAGTGTAAGTAACGTAAACGATGTAGAAGAAACATTATTGGAACCGACGAAGTTCTTTCTTGCACAAAATTATCCGAATCCATTCAATCCAAGCACGCTAATAAGGTTTCAAATTCCACATTCCGAATTCGTCACACTGAAAATCTTTGATCTACTAGGTAGAGAGTTGGCAACGCTAGTGAACGAGGATTTGAATCTAGGAAGATATGAGAAAATTCTAAATGGGGGTAAATTAGCAAGTGGTGTGTATATATATCGAATACAAGCAGGAAGTTTTGTACAAACAAGGAAACTTTTGCTTATAAAATAA
- a CDS encoding ATP-dependent helicase yields MANLDTIYNPDERTKAFENHATGWLISLAGPGTGKTFSLLKRSAALNAKGVDQNSICYLTFIKEISNAFIQDYIETFGKESYELQPPRISTLHSFACRLLRHQGYRIRYDGELYFANTADNHSDVSTTLLSDLFPFVSSADCKTHAQLRSKLETIKTAWRNTLDPSTLDAPIPNILQAAKNLFRAFRVFDWDQTIPEAHSLAQSLPTLPSWISEIKHYFIDEYQDFNKAEQSLIAFLANYATSVVVVGDDDQSLYSGRGGSPDGLRNLYMNTVLDQVSLVKCYRCRLSILNSANTFQRSMHPNPRLMLPTKDNGQIFAFRFKSSKTELEFLITYLRECITQMPTISGSKDGTVCLFPNRRVLDSYFDRLSPHIPCIKKRIDVLPNRLWLERILHLICTPNQRFLERLLLNEFNQVKPRHKQSIIQRIVERDISVVSAVQSLRAEGVFSGPVLSQLREFCQLIDDVSSRDVDIIAPCISSKLSKDCAIIKVHLAELIRKLDEPDKEDIVSLFCDLIFPESAIPTENNQSILFLTMHGSKGLTKKNVVLPGLEAAWLPGTSQGAELDEKRRLFYVAITRATDRMLITFPHNRGLKDSLNFPTPGRGDVSPFIVEAGLHAVYHN; encoded by the coding sequence ATGGCAAATCTTGATACTATATATAATCCTGATGAACGTACCAAAGCTTTTGAGAATCATGCTACAGGTTGGCTAATTTCTCTTGCAGGCCCCGGTACAGGGAAAACATTCTCCTTATTGAAAAGATCGGCGGCATTAAATGCAAAAGGCGTCGATCAAAACAGTATTTGCTATCTTACTTTCATCAAAGAAATTAGTAATGCATTTATTCAAGACTACATTGAGACGTTCGGTAAGGAATCGTACGAGTTACAACCACCTAGGATATCAACACTTCATAGCTTTGCTTGTCGTCTACTTCGTCACCAGGGATATCGAATTAGATATGATGGAGAATTATATTTTGCTAATACTGCCGATAATCATTCTGATGTTTCCACTACTTTGTTATCCGATCTATTTCCATTTGTAAGTAGTGCTGATTGTAAAACCCATGCACAATTGCGTTCAAAATTAGAAACCATTAAAACTGCATGGCGCAACACCCTTGATCCTTCTACTCTTGATGCTCCAATTCCAAATATATTACAAGCTGCAAAAAATTTATTTCGCGCTTTCCGTGTTTTCGATTGGGATCAGACTATACCAGAAGCTCATTCGCTAGCTCAATCTTTGCCTACATTACCTAGTTGGATTAGTGAAATCAAGCATTATTTCATAGATGAATACCAAGATTTTAATAAGGCTGAGCAATCCTTAATCGCATTTCTTGCAAATTATGCAACATCAGTTGTCGTAGTAGGCGATGATGATCAGAGTCTTTATAGCGGACGTGGTGGCTCACCCGATGGTCTTCGCAATCTTTATATGAATACAGTCCTCGATCAAGTCTCTTTAGTTAAATGTTATCGTTGTCGGCTATCAATTTTAAATTCAGCAAATACATTTCAACGATCTATGCATCCAAATCCTCGTTTGATGCTTCCAACGAAAGACAATGGACAAATCTTTGCATTTCGATTTAAGAGTTCGAAAACTGAACTCGAATTCCTGATAACTTATTTGCGTGAATGTATTACACAGATGCCTACAATTTCAGGATCAAAAGACGGTACTGTTTGTCTATTTCCAAATCGGCGTGTCCTCGATTCATATTTCGATAGACTTTCACCTCATATTCCTTGCATTAAAAAGAGAATTGATGTTTTACCGAATCGTTTATGGCTTGAGCGAATTCTGCATTTAATTTGCACTCCAAATCAGCGATTCCTTGAGAGGCTTTTACTAAATGAATTCAATCAAGTTAAACCAAGACATAAGCAATCTATCATCCAAAGAATTGTTGAACGCGACATTTCTGTTGTTTCGGCTGTGCAGTCTCTTAGAGCTGAAGGTGTTTTTTCTGGACCAGTTTTATCGCAATTGCGTGAATTCTGTCAATTGATAGATGATGTTAGTTCGCGAGATGTGGACATAATTGCGCCGTGTATTTCTTCTAAGTTGAGCAAAGATTGTGCTATTATTAAAGTTCATTTGGCGGAATTGATCAGAAAGTTAGATGAGCCGGATAAAGAGGATATCGTTTCTTTGTTTTGTGATCTAATCTTTCCCGAATCTGCAATTCCGACCGAAAATAATCAATCAATTCTATTTCTTACGATGCATGGATCAAAGGGGCTAACCAAGAAAAATGTTGTTCTTCCTGGTTTAGAAGCTGCTTGGTTACCTGGGACTTCTCAGGGAGCTGAACTTGATGAAAAGCGTCGCCTTTTTTATGTTGCAATAACTCGAGCGACAGACCGCATGCTTATTACTTTTCCGCATAACCGCGGTCTAAAGGACAGTCTTAATTTCCCAACACCAGGTCGTGGTGACGTAAGTCCGTTTATTGTTGAAGCAGGATTGCATGCTGTTTACCACAATTGA
- a CDS encoding integron integrase, with amino-acid sequence MRQPKLLDQVRQCIRLKHLSKRTEEAYVYWAHQFIIFHHKRHPMTMAEPEIRQFLSHLAIDKEVAPSTQNQAFNALIFLYGSVLKKELGNIGDIERAKREKYIPIVFTKEEARSILSKLTGEYKLIAGLLYGSGLRLMECVRLRVQDIDFAANLIVVKDGKGNKSRVTVLPAKLKESLRRQISNVQSLHQFDLQQGYGEVLLPNAYKRKSPLSAKALGWQFLFPSRNRSGDPRSGMIMRHHLDESGVQRSLKEAISKTEIVKQGSPHSFRHSFATHLLEDGHDIRTVQELLGHKDVRTTMIYTHVLNKKGLTVRSPLDT; translated from the coding sequence ATGCGGCAACCTAAATTACTCGATCAAGTTCGTCAGTGCATACGCCTGAAACATCTCAGTAAACGTACCGAAGAAGCATATGTCTATTGGGCTCATCAATTTATTATCTTTCATCATAAACGACATCCAATGACAATGGCAGAACCGGAAATTCGTCAGTTTCTTTCTCATCTTGCTATCGATAAAGAAGTCGCTCCCTCCACACAAAACCAGGCGTTCAACGCATTAATATTTTTATATGGATCAGTTCTTAAAAAAGAATTAGGAAATATCGGTGATATCGAGCGCGCTAAACGTGAGAAATACATTCCTATCGTATTCACAAAAGAAGAAGCACGCAGCATCTTATCCAAATTGACTGGTGAATATAAACTCATCGCAGGTTTACTCTACGGATCTGGTCTCCGCTTGATGGAATGTGTCAGACTCCGTGTTCAGGATATTGATTTCGCCGCAAATCTTATCGTTGTAAAGGATGGAAAAGGAAATAAAAGCCGTGTTACCGTCCTTCCGGCGAAGTTAAAAGAATCTCTTCGCCGTCAGATTAGCAATGTTCAGTCATTGCATCAGTTTGACTTGCAACAGGGATATGGTGAAGTACTTCTGCCGAATGCCTACAAAAGAAAATCGCCGTTGAGTGCTAAAGCGTTAGGATGGCAATTTCTTTTTCCTTCAAGAAACCGATCCGGCGATCCCCGTTCCGGAATGATCATGAGACACCATTTGGATGAAAGTGGAGTGCAGCGTTCTTTAAAAGAAGCGATAAGTAAAACAGAAATTGTCAAACAAGGAAGCCCTCATTCTTTCCGTCACTCCTTCGCTACTCATTTACTGGAAGATGGTCATGACATCAGAACTGTTCAAGAACTTCTTGGCCATAAAGACGTGAGGACAACAATGATCTATACACATGTATTAAACAAAAAAGGTCTTACCGTCCGCAGTCCATTGGATACATAA
- a CDS encoding transposase: protein MKRMTNKPPRWKESFSIYFLTFCTFQHRKILHDDGIPASIIEDLKYYSKIIKELVAYTVMPDHINLLVEIENIKTLSKFLQSFKTHSSKKVQELIGKNNIPFWQRGTLDHCIRESYANIDFENHLKYLFYNSQKHLGISPKDYPFHNFHEIVKRGWLEEDFCEISERTEKAFALYE, encoded by the coding sequence ATGAAACGCATGACTAATAAACCGCCGCGCTGGAAAGAAAGCTTTTCTATATATTTTCTCACATTTTGCACTTTCCAGCACAGGAAAATTCTTCATGATGATGGAATCCCAGCTTCCATTATTGAAGATCTGAAATATTATTCAAAAATCATCAAGGAACTTGTTGCATATACCGTTATGCCGGATCATATAAATCTTCTTGTTGAGATCGAGAATATCAAAACACTCTCGAAATTTCTTCAATCCTTTAAAACACATTCATCAAAGAAAGTTCAAGAATTGATTGGGAAGAATAATATTCCGTTTTGGCAGCGAGGAACATTGGACCATTGTATCCGTGAATCATATGCAAATATAGATTTTGAGAATCATTTGAAATATCTCTTTTATAACTCTCAGAAACATCTCGGCATATCACCAAAGGATTATCCCTTTCATAATTTTCACGAAATTGTAAAGCGCGGATGGTTGGAAGAGGATTTCTGTGAAATTTCAGAGAGGACAGAAAAAGCATTTGCCTTGTATGAGTAG
- a CDS encoding helix-hairpin-helix domain-containing protein translates to MRAITFILFSTIIASLVSAQEQYWADTTNSWEDIQWEKILETTIQADENSPAADEAAQLEDDPLNLNTASAEELHRIPAMSNLLAARIIDRRKHKRFTSLDELLEVEGVSPELLSFIRRYVRIGRMKNGPTISASFLSRTSTEIEERQGFINGAYPGSPVKVLNRFHLSIGKKRSPLSSLVSELEVGMLTKKDPGERNVTNFSTYFAGFSIPSLAAHFIIGDYQMEAAEGLIFWRSSAFGKGSDVIAPARKNGGGIHPYLSSDENSFFHGISASIGLDKVQLQVLYSSKTLNATIDSLGSLSSLYKSGLFRTESEQRKRNASRETLTGCRAVTYLLDGLKIGGSFYRTRFANPIMLIGKNGERASELWVRGMDVSFTRSNVDVFSECAFDRANERAVIAGLTYEPAAELALTITARDYPSAFQSVHGNAFGESSGQVQNENGVYIGIRAQPISWLSLSTYYDQFEHPQPTYLLPAPSHGNDFLALAECSVTEQFEISFRFKRKDLPSAMNENDLYGRILKGTISRVQQNYRLTTAFISSPSLRLVSRVEWVNINYGGMQSVEQGVLISQTMKWNIFHPLTIQARLSVFGTDSYDSSIYEFEDEVPGAYSNPALFGRGMRWYFILRYQLFSKMDIAAKYAQTVKEGIKSIGTGLDEISGDSQSVVSMQIEVRF, encoded by the coding sequence ATGCGTGCTATTACATTTATCTTATTCAGTACGATCATTGCATCTCTTGTCAGCGCGCAAGAGCAGTATTGGGCAGACACAACGAATAGCTGGGAAGACATTCAATGGGAAAAAATACTGGAGACGACAATTCAAGCAGATGAAAATTCTCCTGCTGCTGACGAAGCGGCTCAGCTTGAAGACGATCCGCTTAACCTCAACACAGCTTCAGCAGAAGAACTGCATCGAATTCCTGCTATGTCAAATCTTCTTGCGGCCCGGATTATTGATAGACGAAAACATAAACGATTTACTTCTCTCGATGAACTTTTAGAGGTCGAAGGGGTATCACCTGAATTGCTTTCTTTCATTCGCAGGTATGTGAGAATTGGAAGGATGAAGAACGGGCCAACCATAAGCGCCTCTTTTCTCAGCAGGACATCAACAGAAATTGAAGAGCGGCAAGGATTTATCAACGGCGCATATCCCGGCTCGCCGGTAAAGGTACTCAACAGATTTCATCTTTCCATCGGTAAGAAAAGATCGCCTTTATCATCCTTGGTTTCAGAACTGGAAGTTGGGATGTTGACTAAAAAAGACCCCGGCGAACGAAACGTAACAAATTTTTCAACCTATTTCGCCGGCTTTTCCATTCCGTCACTTGCAGCACATTTCATCATTGGGGATTATCAGATGGAAGCCGCAGAAGGATTGATCTTTTGGCGTTCATCAGCGTTTGGGAAGGGAAGCGATGTCATTGCACCGGCAAGGAAGAATGGCGGCGGAATTCACCCATACCTTTCATCCGACGAGAATTCTTTCTTTCACGGCATCAGCGCTTCGATTGGATTAGACAAGGTGCAGCTCCAGGTTCTCTATTCCAGTAAGACACTAAATGCGACAATAGATTCACTCGGCTCTCTGTCGTCTCTCTACAAAAGTGGATTATTCCGTACCGAAAGCGAACAACGTAAACGTAACGCATCACGAGAGACACTCACCGGATGCCGCGCAGTGACATATCTTTTAGATGGATTAAAGATTGGAGGTTCCTTTTACCGTACTCGATTTGCGAATCCAATCATGCTCATCGGCAAAAACGGCGAACGTGCTTCCGAATTATGGGTGCGAGGAATGGATGTTTCATTTACGAGGAGCAATGTAGATGTATTTTCTGAATGCGCCTTTGATCGCGCAAACGAACGTGCCGTCATCGCAGGCTTGACCTATGAACCTGCCGCAGAACTTGCTTTGACGATTACAGCCAGGGATTATCCATCGGCATTCCAAAGTGTTCACGGAAATGCTTTTGGCGAGTCATCAGGACAAGTGCAAAATGAGAATGGCGTGTATATCGGAATTCGTGCGCAGCCGATTTCCTGGCTGAGCTTATCAACGTATTACGATCAGTTTGAACATCCACAGCCAACGTACCTCTTGCCGGCACCATCGCACGGCAATGATTTTCTTGCACTTGCAGAATGTTCAGTAACGGAACAATTTGAAATTTCATTCCGCTTCAAAAGGAAGGACCTGCCGTCCGCGATGAATGAAAACGATTTGTACGGAAGGATTTTAAAGGGGACAATTTCCCGCGTTCAGCAAAATTACCGGCTTACAACTGCATTCATTTCATCACCGTCGCTGCGTTTAGTAAGCAGAGTCGAATGGGTGAATATAAACTATGGCGGAATGCAGAGCGTAGAGCAGGGAGTGCTGATATCCCAAACAATGAAGTGGAATATATTTCATCCGTTGACAATACAAGCGCGACTTTCTGTCTTCGGGACGGATTCATACGATTCATCGATCTATGAGTTTGAAGATGAAGTTCCGGGAGCGTACTCCAATCCAGCGCTCTTTGGACGAGGCATGCGCTGGTATTTTATTCTGCGATATCAGCTCTTTTCAAAAATGGACATAGCTGCAAAGTATGCACAAACGGTCAAGGAAGGTATTAAGTCAATAGGTACCGGTCTCGATGAAATCAGCGGAGACAGCCAGAGCGTTGTGAGCATGCAAATAGAAGTTCGATTTTGA
- a CDS encoding DUF4835 family protein, with the protein MKKIKIAALVFTLLVVVTPLLVSQELNCTVTVNMESIQSAQRGYLRTFAQDIERYMNNTRFSNEDLDGERIQCSLDVFFSTATNDNRYQAQVAISSQRPIYIGNDKSDRTSLVIRILDNNWSFTYTPNQRMNHDEMIFDPFTGFLDFYAYLIIGYDLETYVPMSGSPCFQKTLNTVQMASNSTVGKDWQQSSTSYSKFGITDELSNVKYNAFRTAFNNYHFDGIDLLGTERQKGLDNMLAAIEEINNVRIRQNASSVIVKQFFDAKYREIAEAFLAYPDRGVYEKLSTYDQEHRSTYQEWKLK; encoded by the coding sequence ATGAAAAAAATAAAAATCGCAGCCCTGGTTTTCACGCTCTTGGTAGTTGTGACACCTCTCCTTGTTTCTCAAGAACTCAACTGCACTGTCACCGTCAATATGGAATCTATCCAATCCGCTCAGCGCGGTTATCTGCGCACATTTGCTCAAGACATCGAGCGATACATGAATAACACGCGCTTTTCCAATGAAGACCTCGATGGAGAAAGAATCCAATGCAGTTTGGATGTTTTCTTTTCAACGGCGACAAACGACAACCGCTATCAAGCGCAGGTTGCCATATCAAGCCAGCGTCCAATTTATATCGGCAACGATAAATCTGACCGCACATCACTTGTTATTCGAATTTTGGACAATAATTGGAGCTTCACGTATACTCCTAATCAGCGCATGAATCATGACGAAATGATTTTTGATCCATTTACAGGATTTCTTGATTTCTATGCGTATCTCATTATTGGATATGACCTGGAGACGTACGTCCCTATGTCCGGATCTCCCTGTTTTCAGAAGACACTCAATACAGTACAAATGGCATCTAACTCAACGGTCGGTAAAGACTGGCAGCAATCTTCTACCAGTTACAGCAAGTTTGGTATTACAGACGAACTCTCCAATGTAAAGTATAATGCTTTCCGCACCGCATTCAACAATTATCATTTTGACGGCATCGATTTGCTCGGTACAGAACGGCAAAAAGGACTCGATAATATGCTCGCAGCTATCGAGGAAATCAACAATGTCCGCATCCGCCAAAATGCTTCCAGCGTTATCGTGAAACAATTTTTTGATGCTAAGTACAGAGAAATAGCTGAAGCATTCCTCGCGTATCCTGATCGCGGTGTCTACGAAAAACTATCGACGTACGATCAGGAACATCGTTCTACGTATCAAGAATGGAAGCTGAAATAG